A single genomic interval of Coccidioides posadasii str. Silveira chromosome 1, complete sequence harbors:
- a CDS encoding uncharacterized protein (antiSMASH:Cluster_1.6~EggNog:ENOG410PFPV~COG:P~TransMembrane:12 (o114-134i141-159o222-243i289-320o438-458i490-512o518-537i600-623o643-661i673-692o704-730i751-770o)), which translates to MTYLQRVKDWISYDAFPLALRQRRKGSEKIGLAPSGEDDSHVEANRKLHLYHRVHRWDPNLEDEYLDEVKDAANSYDGSPTNKRMVRRVLENSPYPEVRAAVRNTDEDLPVDTIRAWTIGLFLTTVGAGLNSLFSLRAPSIVVSSMVALLLAHPLGLGWTKVMPNRKINIFGSEWDLNPGPFNLKEHALIVIMANASIGNGVAYFTDTVQVQIAFYNADFGWLWNICLAISTQMVGFGIAGLLRRILVEPGSMIWPQTLVTTSFLYTLHDDTPPNPATTNGWQISRYRYFLYIFTGAFMWYWFPGFIAPFLSVFAFVTWIKPNDPLVNQLFGGWTGISLFPITFDWSQIAGYVGSPLIPPWHAIGNTLIGTTVTYLIVAPIIHYTNYWYGRHIPIHDSSIYDNRGHLYNVSMVLSANNTFDVQKYKEYSPIFLPTTMALTYGLHFAAIAALIVHTALFHGQQIWIRARDARGDLDDVHTRMMRKYEQVPTWWYLALLGGCLALCFITCLAWPTHLPWWALMIALLIAIIWTVPIGIVQGSTNIQIGLNVFTEYIIGYMLPGRPLGMMLFKTYGYITMAQALSFIQDLKIGHYLKIRPRSLFWAQVIATFWSCFVQLAVIIWGLGNIEGVCERDQPNRFICPGGRVFFASSVLWGLIGPARIFSGKAMYAGLQYFWVAGALAPIFFYILARMFPRSKVRFVNTPILFGGTLMLPPATPLNYLAWGIVGFGFQKYIRYRFTGWWMRFNYITSAALDTGLAICTIVIITTLQLPNISFPSWWGNTAALKTMDQMGTAIIDPVPPGETFGPRFW; encoded by the exons ATGACATATCTGCAGAGAGTGAAGGACTGGATCTCTTACGACGCGTTTCCGCTCGCACTTAGGCAACGTCGAAAGGGATCCGAAAAGATAGGATTGGCGCCTTCAGGAGAGGATGATTCCCATGTAGAGGCGAATCGTAAATTGCATTTATATCATCGTGTCCATCGATGGGATCCAAACCTTGAAGACGAATACCTCGATGAAGTGAAAGATGCGGCGAATAGCTACGATGGAAGTCCTACGAACAAGCGGATGGTCCGACGTGTTCTAGAAAACTCGCCATATCCAGAG GTTCGAGCCGCCGTGCGAAACACTGACGAAGATCTCCCCGTGGATACTATCCGCGCATGGACAATTGGTCTCTTTCTTACAACAGTTGGAGCTGGGCTCAATTCTCTATTTTCGCTCCGCGCGCCTTCTATCGTCGTCAGCTCCATGGTGGCACTGCTTCTCGCCCATCCACTCGGCTTAGGATGGACGAAAGTGATGCCGAATAGAAAGATTAATATTTTTGGATCCGAATGGGATCTTAATCCTGGGCCGTTCAATCTTAAAGAACACGCTTTGATTGTAATCATGGCGAATGCATCGATCGGAAATGGGGTCGCGTACTTCACTGACACGGTTCAAGTACAGATCGCATTCTACAATGCGGATTTTG GCTGGTTATGGAATATATGTCTTGCAATCAGCACCCAGATGGTTGGATTCGGCATTGCGGGTCTCCTTCGCCGCATTCTCGTCGAACCAG GATCTATGATATGGCCGCAAACCCTTGTCACCACATCCTTTCTTTATACTCTACATGACGATACTCCGCCGAATCCAGCTACAACAAACGGCTGGCAAATTTCCCGATACCGATATTTCCTGTATATCTTTACAGGCGCTTTCATGTGGTACTGGTTTCCCGGGTTTATTGCACCGTTTTTAAGTGTATTTGCCTTTGTCACATGGATCAAACCGAACGATCCCCTTGTAAATCAGCTATTTGGAGGCTGGACTGGAATTTCACTCTTTCCTATTACTTTTGACTGGAGTCAAATTGCAG GATACGTTGGAAGTCCACTGATTCCACCATGGCACGCAATCGGGAATACGTTGATTGGAACAACTGTCACCTACCTCATCGTCGCTCCCATCATCCACTACACCAACTATTGGTATGGGCGGCATATACCCATACATGACTCTAGCATATATGATAACAGGGGCCACCTCTATAATGTTTCCATGGTTTTATCCGCGAATAACACTTTTGACGTGCAAAAATACAAG GAATATTCGCCAATTTTCCTCCCAACAACAATGGCTCTTACATACGGGCTGCACTTTGCTGCGATTGCCGCGTTGATCGTGCACACAGCTCTTTTCCATGGACAGCAAATCTGGATCAGGGCTAGGGATGCCCGTGGAGATTTGGATGATGTTCATACTCGAATGATGCGGAAATACGAACAGGTTCCAACCTGGTGGTATCTGGCGCTTCTCGGCGGCTGTCTCGCTCTGTGCTTCATAACTTGCCTCGCTTGGCCTACACACTTACCCTGGTGGGCCCTTATGATTGCTCTCCTGATTGCAATCATTTGGACGGTACCCATAGGCATCGTGCAAGGCTCAACTAACATTCAAATCGGATTAAACGTCTTTACGGAGTATATCATCGGATACATGCTCCCCGGCCGGCCGCTTGGGATGATGCTTTTTAAAACCTATGGATACATCACCATGGCACAGGCCCTCTCCTTTATTCAGGATTTAAAGATCGGACATTATCTCAAAATCAGGCCTCGCTCACTCTTCTGGGCACAGGTTATTGCAACTTTTTGGTCCTGCTTTGTCCAACTCGCCGTTATAATTTGGGGTTTGGGTAACATTGAGGGTGTTTGCGAACGAGACCAGCCTAACCGGTTCATATGCCCTGGCGGCAGAGTGTTCTTTGCGTCATCGGTCTTGTGGGGTTTAATTGGACCAGCACGAATATTCTCTGGCAAGGCAATGTATGCTGGTCTCCAGTATTTCTGGGTAGCGGGTGCACTTGCTCCTATATTTTTCTACATCCTTGCCCGAATGTTCCCGCGATCCAAAGTAAGATTCGTCAACACGCCCATTTTATTTGGCGGCACTCTCATGCTCCCACCGGCCACGCCTTTAAACTAT CTTGCATGGGGTATTGTTGGCTTCGGATTTCAGAAATACATCCGCTATCGGTTCACAGGATGGTGGATGCGATTCAATTATATCACGTCCGCTGCGCTTGATACCGGTCTGGCAATCTGTACCATTGTCATTATAACGACCCTTCAGTTGCCAAACATCAGCTTTCCGAGCTGGTGGGGGAACACAGCTGCACTGAAGACAATGGATCAAATGGGGACAGCAATCATCGACCCAGTGCCACCAGGCGAGACTTTTGGCCCACGGTTTTGGTAG
- the GRX4 gene encoding monothiol glutaredoxin grx4 (antiSMASH:Cluster_1.6~EggNog:ENOG410PFJ2~COG:O~BUSCO:12994at33183) codes for MSTLHEITSEADFTTQLSSLPSTSLAVLSFHTPWAAPCTQMRNVLSTLASTYPATTPPSIRFLSINAEDLPDISEQYDVSAVPYLVLLRDNKIVETVSGSDPVRVREAIENHVGQDGQTDRPSIPPPLVAVPRATAAQDTSDDATASDAQLEPPVPTKEELFARLSELVKAAPVMLFMKGTPSAPQCGFSRQIVSILRENGVKYGFFNILADEDVRQGLKEFADWPTFPQLWVKGELVGGLDIVKEEISANPDFFCDYSVSKPTSAPSA; via the exons ATGTCCACCCTTCACGAAATCACTTCCGAAGCGGACTTTACGACGCAACTGTCTTCCCTCCCATCCACATCTCTAGCTGTCCTCTCATTTCACACTCCCTGGGCTGCGCCATGCACGCAAATGCGCAACGTACTGTCCACCCTCGCCTCCACCTACCCCGCCACTACCCCTCCATCCATTCGCTTCTTGAGCATCAACGCCGAAGACCTCCCCGACATCTCAGAGCAATACGACGTATCCGCTGTGCCATACCTAGTTCTGCTTCGAGACAACAAGATCGTTGAGACTGTGTCCGGCTCCGATCCAGTCAGGGTCCGGGAGGCGATTGAGAACCATGTGGGGCAAGACGGGCAGACAGATCGACCTTCCATTCCGCCACCTCTGGTCGCAGTACCGAGAGCGACAGCGGCGCAGGATACATCCGACGACGCTACTGCTTCAGACGCGCAGTTAGAGCCTCCCGTGCCCACGAAAGAAGAGCTCTTTGCGCGCCTTTCAGAGCTTGTAAAAGCCGCCCCGGTTATGTTATTCATGAAAGGGACTCCCAGCGCCCCACAGTGTGGATTCAGTAGGCAGATTGTGAGCATTCTGCGCGAGAACGGGGTGAAATATGGATTCTTTAATATTCTGGCGGATGAGGACGTTCGGCAGGGGTTGAAAGAGTTTGCGGACTGGCCGACTTTCCCGCAGCTCTGGGTCAAGGGGGAGCTGGTTGGCGGATTGGACATT GTGAAAGAAGAGATCTCCGCGAACCCTGATTTTTTCTGCGACTATTCGGTCTCTAAACCTACAAGCGCGCCCTCAGCTTGA